acagctctcaaaaaatcctccagaattgggttagtttgtaacgcaattacattgagccaatcatgtggtgtgttgtgaatacatagtggcaatcatgtgttgtgtctatttacacccctggtacgaatagccttggccacacatctgagctattcacaccctgtgacaacaacaaaaagacttTGCTCACGTGAACAAAAAACATGGTGGACATTGTTTAGGCAAGTCCCccccactcggcggccatattgcaacgcgttttgggcactcatcgggcatccatttcggcagaaatgcgcgtgcacaAGGCTTTACGACACCAACcgtgctccagcggcgagttcataacacatgattggcactaTGTCTGTACAAACACAGCAcataattggctcaatgtagtcacaccacaccacatgattggctcaatgtatacacatgtcgacgttttggcGAGGTAGGGGTGGGATAtttgtagacaacggccatattggcgttacaaactagctccatgcatttctatggaggaatttgagtgctgtgtctcctcattagaaagtcatAAAGTCATGGCTAAAAAGTCATAAAGAAAGTCATAAAGTCGTGGCTAAAAGCCATATTTCCTAGTTCAGTAGAAATGTGTGAAATACTCTGAAGCAAACTTATCATAGAAatactaaaatgtgcagctataaccaaagtccttttaggcaagtccctccacttggcggccatatggcaacgctttttgggcactcgtcgggcatccatttcggcaaggcttcacgacaccaatcttgctccagcggcgagatcacaacacactattggcacgatgtctccataacacaccatatgattggctcaatgtattcacatcacaccatatgattggctcaatgtattcacatcacaccatgtgattggctcaatgtattttcatgtcaacgttttgccgagtAGGGGGTGTGATACGTGTAGTAACGGCCATATTGACGTTAAGAAACTAGcctcatgcatttctatggagggttttttgagtgctgtgtctcattagaaagtTTCTGGTATAACTTTGAAAATAATCCTTTGAGATGTAGAGGCTCACAAGATCAGTGAATACGGACAAAGCGAGGGGGTCCAGTGGAGGCACCAGTACTATTTATAACTAATAGCAACTGCAACTCATgcatctcacatacacacgatgtccaacacacacacaaacacattcagcacaaATACAGTCACCTAATGccacttttttattattattatgcccGCCGTGCCGCGAAGCAGCGGTCATGTCGGTttagacagtttttttttttagtttttttttaaaaaaggtacACACACCACCTCGGGCCCGCCCTTGCCGCTTGAGGCTATATTGTTGGATTTACCATTTAGAGAACGtgggtggctcttaaaagagcctttggGTTGATGGTATAGCACAATTCACTTGGAGCTGGTGTACTTGGTGACAGCCTTGGTTCCTTCTGAGACGGCGTGCTTAGCCAGCTCACCGGGCAGAAGCAGACGCACTGCGGTCTGGATCTCCCTGGAAGAGATGGTGGAGCGCTTGTTGTAGTGAGCCAAGCGTGAGGCCTCTCCAGCGATACGCTCGAAGATGTCGTTCACAAAAGAGTTCATGATACCCATAGCCTTGGAAGAAATACCGGTATCCGGGTGGACCTGCTTCAGGACTTTGTACACATAGATGGCATAGCTCTCCTTCCTGGACTTTCTGCGTTTCTTGCCTCCCTTAGCGGCAGTCTTCGTCACGGCTTTCTTAGAGCCCTTCTTTGGGGCTGGCTTAGCTGGATCAGGCATGTTGTTGTCTCGAATGTCAGTTCGATAGTCTGCTCGACACATCAAGCTATCTGGTATATATGCCGTTCTATGTAAATACAAGACTGCGTCACTTTACACACCCACGACCAGAATGGCTGCAATGTCCCGCCTAAATAAAATACCCAGACACGATTGGTCATTTTGAATAGAAGGGCGCCGTCAGTGAGAGAAGGTTAGCGCCACCCACAGATCATCAGTTTACACAACCTTTTGTGTTTCCTTTCCCGCATTTTTCTTTTGAATGAAGGACATCTATGGCAAATACTTTACATTTGGCGTTACACTTCATGATTACAGTTTCTCTCACTGACTTTTTTTCTCGAAAATTTCTCGAATCACTACCGTTTACACAACAAAACTTTACTATAAAAATGTGTCTACTGTTTTTATTACAATTTGTTGAGACATTTTTACAGTATAAAGAAAATAGTAGCCATTTACAGCATCttgcaaattattattttgcaaagtatgctttttttgcaaaagatGTTTTCCACATCTGGAAATTAATATACAACATTGCCGTCAGCCAACTGTACGGGAGTGGGGTATTTTAAATTCATTTAAATAATCTGTAAAAAGTCAAATACAGCCTTTTCTAAGGAATTAAGTGGTTAAAACCCATTGGGTAGATTTGTGCACCACTGTAAGACAGATTCACTgttaaaagtaaatatttctacACATCCTGACGTTTCTATCTGTCAGGCCATAAAGGCATAAACGCTCGGACAGATAATGAAAACTGGTCATCTAGTTGGACAACTAGTTTTAAACACGTTTGCATGTAATACTCAAGCGATGGCCTTTTTGTTTTATGGGGTAGGACTATTCAACATGGGACCAGTATACCAGAACCAGAACTTCAGGCTAATAACAATGGTGTTATTCTGTAGCGCACACATGGCGTCTCACCATAGATTTGAGGTTATTgcagtttatttatttgtatgtgaaGGTAGATTCTCATGACTTACTATAGGCAACCATGGATGACTGCATGTTAAACGTTTCATATGATCACAATGACCCAGTCTTCTAACAATGACATTGTTATCAGTCAACAGTAAGAAAGTGAGGCATTTAATCATTCAACTGATCTGTTAATTCTCGAATACAGCCTTTTAAAAGTAATtgggtggctcttaaaagagcctttggGTTCATGTCAACGAATAGATTGCATATTTATCCACCAAAACCGTATAGAGTACGACCCTGGCGTTTCAGAGCATAGACGACGTCCATAGCGGTCACAGTTTTTCTCTTTG
This window of the Alosa alosa isolate M-15738 ecotype Scorff River chromosome 7, AALO_Geno_1.1, whole genome shotgun sequence genome carries:
- the LOC125298542 gene encoding histone H2B-like, whose protein sequence is MPDPAKPAPKKGSKKAVTKTAAKGGKKRRKSRKESYAIYVYKVLKQVHPDTGISSKAMGIMNSFVNDIFERIAGEASRLAHYNKRSTISSREIQTAVRLLLPGELAKHAVSEGTKAVTKYTSSK